The segment CTGCCCTCACACTCAACCTCACAATGTGTTTCACTTCACACTCTTAAATGAACATACTGACTTTTTCCCCCAGTTGGCTACATTTGAATTATACTCTGCTGATCTGTAGTTCTTATCTTTGTTGTTTGACAGGGAttgtaaaacaagaaataaatctgtgatTAAATTGTGTTTCAACAATATTGTTTTATCTGTGTACTTCACTTGCAGAAGTCAGTTCATTAAGAATTTTAATCtcctgccaccaaaaggtgaaacataatgtttttacctgtctgtgcatgtgtgtgtgtgtgtgtgatggtcaacaaaatgtctcatgaaccactggaagagttttaatgaaagtaatcattggatttatatctacaactgattgaagTTTACAgtaaatccaatttaagatggataccacagctaactgacattaaccaacacaaaaatggctttgattttagtttaaaactctggcatggatgATATGTGTTTCTTCAAgaagtgctaggcctttattttattttttaagtatttttcttAGTTCTGTGCAGATAGGACATCCAACCTGCTGTTTCTAAAGGAGGCTAAATCCTGTGCTGTTCAGCTCATAGAGCTGTAAAGTGATTTCACTGTTACGTTTTCTCAATATTAACATAATTCTTTCATAAACATATAGACTGGGTataattttagaacaaaatcaTTCAGTTCAGTCAGAGATGGctatgaaaatatattttaataatattgcagcatttttattaaataaacttttatttcttgaaaaatTCCCACTTCCAATACAATGCTcctgttaaagtttaaacagatgaGTCTGTGCTGTCATGTTTAAATGTATCCAATGATGTCATTGCATATGATGGGCTGCCGACTGCCCGTCTTCATGAGGGCTGTGAACTTGTAGAAATCGGTGTCCGGTTCATGCAGTCCTGTGTGAGACTGATGAAAGAAAGGTTTCAGAGCCTCAAATCCCACGGGACAGGACCTCCGCTGGAGAGCATCTGCAGCTCTGCCTGGTCTTGTGGAGTCCGCCGGCCTCGACCTCAACTCCACACCTTTAGACATCCCCGCCAGCTTCCGCCTCATGTTTCCCAAAATGTCTTTTGCAAGACGCCGTCCCCCGCTGGGCTTTAGCTCCGTTGGCTTGGGATAGTCTGGCAGGTCCATCCAGTTCTGTATTAGGTCAGCAAAACTGTTGTCCCCCAGAACCAGGGGCTGTCTGTTTCTGCTGCGGCTCAGCAGCGATGTTGCCCAGTCCTCCGTGTCAGGGACCTCGAAAGACGTCCAGCGCTCCAGGCAGGCGTCAGATGTTGATTTGGGCCGGATGCGATTCGTGCGGACGCAAGCCGAGGAGGAGACTCTCACATTTCTGGTCCTCCTCAGCACCACACCTTCATCCTGCCAGGAAGCCTCGGAGAAGCCCGAGTCAAAGTCTACGCTCTTCTCACTGCTGGGCGAGCCCCGGGTCAGCTGCTcgtgctcctgctgctcctcctcctcctcctcctgctccagcGGGTTGGCCAGACAGCAGGCGGAGTCGTACGTGCTGGCTTCACTGGCATCCGAAACCCGGAGACGGGTGAGCTGCTCCTGCTGTGTCCTCTGTTTGCACCGCCTTGTGACGGCGAAAGACTGGGCGCAAGGTTCACTCAGCGGCCTCGGCCTGCTTATCTGCTTCAGGTCCTGCAAGGACCTCATCATGGACTGCATCTGGTCCCGAAGGCACTCAGTGGAGTTTCCAAAACACAGCTGCACAAGAAGAAACGAACAATTAAGCATGTAGAGCTGCAATGAAGTCAACTAAATCACATATTGCAACAAACTCCAGAGCTTAAACATCCCATTGTGCCTCAGCTGGTGTAGCTGAGATATGACCAAATGTAACTTTTAGAACTGAGCCAATAAGATTTTTACCAGCTGAGGTCACTCGGCTTTGCAGCCATATAACAAATCCTGACAAACCCCCAGAGCAGCTTTatgaaaaccagaaaaatgaaaccttcagaatgCAGAGAACTCTGTAAACTAGTGTGAAACCATTCCTGCCGTCTAAAACACTTAGAGGGAAAGTTTGAGACAAAGTCGAGGTGAATTTGGACCGAAGCTTGCAGGCTCACATATCCACTCTGGACTCTTTTAGCCCCACAGGATGTTGACTGGTGTGTATAATGAAGCAGGAAATGACGGACGCTTCGTGGAATTACACACAAATCTTGTACTCATCATGAATAATGTCAGTTTTCTGAAtcataaatgacatttttgaatTCACTTATTCCATACAATTGTTTAAGAACCCTCATTGTGTCGACAAGCACATGAGTCACAGACTGGCTTGTTTTGTAAGATTTTAGTCAAAGCCCTGTGTCCTGGGGGTGTTTGGTTTGGAGTATCGAGGCTACTATAATGATGTTATCACAGCTGTGGGTGCTGAACCATTTGGTCCTTGAGAGAGACTTATCAGACCTAAAGAGACACCCACAGGGAGACTCCGTGGTCAGTTAAAGTGCCCTGTTCTTCTTGACTGCTTTCGCACAAAGAGCAGAGCTGATTCATGCATTTAGCAAACGGTATATTGGTTTGTTGAAACTACAACTTGAGGGGAAATAAATGCTCCGGTGTTGCACAAATCATAAGGCAAACCTGGTTACAGTTGTGCAAATATTTCTACTGCCATTTATGGCGCTTGTGCCAAGAGATGTGGGCATTTAAAGCCAGAACCTGAAACTATCAATAAgcaatcagagaaaaaaagagaaatcaaacTTACCATTTCTTGTAGTATTTGCAGTGTAGTTCACAACCTCTGTGGTTTCTTCTGGAATAAAACGAAAGTTAAGGTATAATTTGAGGTGAAACTTTGTGCATCTTCCTAAAATAATCAGTTCAAACGGGATAAAACTTACCTTTCTATGTAGTTCAAGAATAATTCAAGAGTAATTCGAGGATAAATGTCAACAAGTCCACCAGCTGATCGGAGGTGATGTGTCTCTCTGCCTCTGCTCTCCTCTGACTCCAGTTCATGGGCAGTGTGCGGAATTTAACGGCGCCTGAGTTTTCTGCTGCATCCAATCAGCGCGCAGCACCGACAGCGTCAGCCAATTAGAGGCCGCCTGAAACCGGATCCTTTCCACAAGTTATTCTAAAACTTCCTGCTGTGTGTAAACTGCAGCTGGGACTCCACATCTGGATCTGCCCGATATGTTTCCATCTAAATAGGTTACTTCAGACGCCTTTTTTATCGAATCATTTGGCTTATTTCcagcatttttaaatgatttgtagtgacttaaaataataaaggttGGTGTTAACTCGATTGACTAATTTCACCTGAAGTTTCAGTAAACTGGGGCAATGCCTTGGAAGAATCTctttaaatattgaaaataaaaaagcactaaACACgtgaatcaacaacaaaaataaaaggactgGCTCTAAACACACATCATTATCATCACAACTCTGTCTTACAGTTTGAAGGTGACTAAACTTAgtacattattattataaaacgTCAGCATTAATCTATAATTTGTCAGGCTGACTCAGAATGCAGCAGTTCCATCCAAAATAAAGTGTCATATTTTCCACCTTACCTTTACTTTGGGTgttttttagttctgtttagGTGCAGATTTAGAGAGATCTAAAGGCCGCCACCTTCTGGTTCCTGTTGCTAATCTAAAAAAGATTTTCTAGCGATGGGACGCTTACTGTTTGGTACTTCAGTCACTTCTGCTTAATTAAGTCTAATTAAATCTGCTTCATTGTATTTATCATAAAACCTAAAGCAGAAGCAGATGTGTGACGTGTTGTAATTGTGCATAAAGTTTCAGAACATAATTAGGAAACGTGACTTCTGATTACAGTGAAGACATTTATCGGCGACGTGATGTGACTAGGAGTCAGGCATGTTTAGCAAATGagaaacctttaaattaaaaagggtaatgtgaataaaaaaataaacatctacaggaaaaatattgaaaaaccaATGCCTCCGAGATatcaattatattttaaatttgagctGTGAAATGTGTGCAATAcgtaaacacatttttaaaataaatttgtgcaGAGCAGGCACAAAACGGGTGTCTGAAAAAGTTAACGTAGTAAATTATCTCAAGGCCTGAAGTAAAGAGAAAATAGTTTTCTGTGACTGGTCTTGAGCAGTTTCATTTACTGTTGGCTAATTGCGTTTTTGCGGACATTTAttaatgttgaaatgtttttatttatatttatacatgCAAGTCTGTCACAGTCTTTATCTGAGTTCTCTTTTTACCAGCATTTTCACCATGTATTCTggtttaaagctgtttgttaataaatttaaaGCCCAGACATGCAGGAACGGAATAAAACACCCGAATAGTACCTCTGAACATATCACACAGCAGCTAGAAGTTAATGtggtcaaactttatttacatcGAACAAGTGAATGGCTTTAATATTAACATTAATGAACAATtatcatccatttttttttctctgtgctATGATGCATCTTAAATCACGGCTTTTGTGAACTTAGGTGAAGTAGAAATAGCCCTAATTTCACAACATGGAGTCAGCACGTCTCTAAAGAACAAGTGTAAACAGATATCAAGGCACAAACATATGTAAAAAGACTcggaataaaaagacaaacagaacagacaTAAAATCTCAGATACCTTAAAAGTGACACGTttcggttttgtttttcaaacgaGATGCTTCAGGAATGTTCTTCACTTCGTGGGGGGAGGCTACAGCCTAATCTAAGACAGTCATGCAGAACGATGCACTATACAAGTGTGAATATTGATTCAGTGTAAACAGTGTACAAAAACAGTTCCCCCTCCGTCCAATCTCATCCTCCGTGCTTGTAAGTTGTCCTCTAAAAAATAAGCTCTGTGCAGTTTGAACGGTTCAGTAAGCTGAGCGTTAACATAAGCCAATgtgatttttataaaaagtagTTGTTTGCTGTCAACAGTGTCCCCTCTTCCTAAACGTCCAAAAGCAGAAACGATAAATGGCAAACTCAATTAGAGACTCAAATAGAAAACAGACTGCGCAAATTAAATAACTGCCCTTAAAAATTCTCCTCGAAGATCTTTTAGggataaaataaacttgaaCTTAGCTGGATTTCTATTGATCGTGTGCCATAATATGAGGTTCCTCATTCAACTATTTTCCAGTGAAGCCACTTGATTAATCTGATTTGCTGTTTAGTAACAGAGCTAAATAAAGTGAGTTGATTGATTGTTGATGGTTCTCATCAAATTAGGAGGgacatttgttaaaaacatgacGAGCAACAGAAGTTGATGCTTGTGAATTATTGATTGTAGAAGCTCTGACAGTCCCCCCCCGTCTCCACAAATCAACTCTATCTTGGTTTTCATTATGAAAAGCAGTAATCATCACATGGCTATTGCAGTCTCTCATGCAGTCTGTGTGCGTTGGGCAGCATTGtcctgcagaaaaaagaaagaaaacagtttcattttagtCTAGTTTACTGCGATAAATCAGACCATGAGGTACAGGTTCACATAGGCATAGATGAATTTATATTAtagttataaaatgtttctaaataaacacatttgtcaACATCAAATCAATACCAAACAGCAATTTTCACCTAAAGACAtagtgatttatttatattccttGTATGTGTTGCGGTTTTAGGAAAAAGTACATCTCAGTGTAAATATATACAAAACACAGCATCACATCCAATTTAACCACAACCATAGATTTGTATGCAAattattttccatattttttatCCAAACATGAATATTACAGTGAGTCCAAGtttttcaaagcatttttaagaaaatatatgTATTCTGGCAGTGGTCTAAAAGCAAACACCCAAACATTAGACCTGGGAAGTTGCACAAAAACACTATCAGAACCAACATCACAAcaagcttgtttaaaaaaatcaacatttagtACAAGGATCAGcaaccttttttcccccctagaCCGCCATTTTGAcataactaaaataataaaaggatcCTCTATTCTTGTTTTGCCAAAGTATCATTTTCTCATCTACATGAAATTGtatcattttcaaataaataaaatcccagACAGACTCGCTCTGTTTTGCTCGTTTGACAGCATGAAGCCAATCTTTTTGAACACAGCAAAACACACTTGGCATATCAAGCATCCTAGCTGTCAAACAGACACTTTTaacaactgattaaaataaaataaatcaaacattttgtctttttttttccttcatgtatgaaatatttattcttattttagttCCTCCAGCACAACCACAGATATAACTAAcctgacaaaaacataaatgtcacTCTCTATAGGCAAACATTTAGTAAAGACTGTGTGTTTCACTCGTATccttttaagtttatttatttacttttaggGATGTCAGGGTCTAAATGAAGACAGTCCAAGCCTCAAGGACTGCTTTTGGCCTTTGGGCTGTATTTTGCTCATGTGTGATTTAGTGGCACCTTGTGGTTTCGTTGGAAAATACAACAACATTATAACAACATCATTTCCCACATGACCGACACTGCAGGACGGTGGTTTTAAATTCTGGTCCTCGTGGgcttttcagatgtttctctgcttcaacacaccttgTTTGAATGACTGGGTGAAAAACAGGCATCCGAAGAACAGGAGAACATGCTGAACGGGTAATTCAACCACTGACTGGATGTGTTGTGTCTATCTTCTACAAATATGACTGGTTTGTTCAAAAGGAGAcaagatttgaataaaaacgtAATAATGGATTTTTATACCCCTTCTGCCAACAGATACCCCAAAGTTTTACACACTTGGATCAGTTTGCTGAAAACAGAGTAGATTAAAATTAtgttcaaatatattttatctgGCATTAAAACATTCCTAAAAGTTGTTAATTTTCACTTTGGGCATTTGAGTCATTAGGCAATCAGAGTGAGAGACTTTGGTTAATTATTTTGATCAGGTTTAACTCTTTGATTCTGTGTCCTACCTTTAGAAAAGACCACAGTCCTTCAGGTTGTTCTTAATAATAACATCAGTGACGGCGTCAAAGACAAACTGCACGTTCTTGGTGTCAGTGGCACAGGTGAAGTGGGTGTAGATCTCCTTGGTGTCCTTTTTCTTGTTCAGGTCCTCAAACTTGGTCTGGATGTAACTGGCTGCTTCATCAAACTTGTTGGCTCCTGGAAATCaacagtttggaaaaaataaataaaatagatcaACAATAAATGAGGGTAAAAAGCTTTCTGCATATGCTGGTCGCTGTGGTCTCAGGGGTGGTGTTATCCCTGATGTTACTCGTCGGGGTACCTGTGTATTCGGGGAAGCAGATGGTGAGGGGGCTGCGAGTTATCTTCTCCTCAAAGAGGTCCTTCTTGTTCAGGAAGAGGATGATGGAGGTCTCAGTGAACCATTTGTTGTTGCAGATGGAGTCGAAGAGCTTCATGCTCTCGTGCATTCGGttctgaagagaaacaaaaccgGGTGAAGGCTTAAAGATGCATCAGAGCACAGCAACGCACCAGAGCTGCCACCAGGGGGCAGTGTTGCTCCACATTAGATTTTAACCAGTGAAGAGGAGGATCTTCAAAGGATGTTTTTAGCTGAGCCTCTTCTAAATACTTAAAGTTgttcaagattttaaaatagtCTATTTAAAGTCACTTGAAAAAACCTTCAAGGTACTTTGTTTCATAATTACTCctcaaatttaagctcagtgAGATAACCTTAACTTGGCATTACTGTAACAactcataaaaaacaagactaGCAGGCTTTTGGAGCCATATTGTCAAAACCTGAGCTTGAAATACACaaataatgaattttaaaaatagtaatgAGATCTAATTTTCACAAATAAGCACACACAAACCAGACAATGATGTTTTTTCCTCACCATCTCTTCATCCTCAGCCAGCACTAGGTCGTAAGCACTCAGTGCAACACAGAAGATAATGGCTGTTACTCCTTCAAAACAGTGAATCCACTTCTTTCTCTCTGAGCGTTGGCCTCCCACATCAAACAttctgcaagaaaaataaatagaattcaaaaaaacatataaaaaacatatcccccccccccgtgCCAGTAACTTGAGagttgaaatgaaaaaaaaaaaagatgaggttAATTCAAAGAACAGAGAactgaaaatgattttacaGGAGAAACAACAATgcgagggagggaaggaggttGACGTATAATCTCCAGAGGCGCATTATGTTTTCATGAGGTTGCTATAAGAAGGAATGTGGTGAGGAAGTGGAAAGATGTACGTCGGATAACGGACAAAAGCCTGGAGGGTCAGTGAGGGTTACAAGAGCCAGGCGTGGCTCTGCATTCACAGGAGAAGCAGGAGGTGAAGCTGAGAGCTGTGATGGCAATCTGGGTAAAAGTGGAGGTGATTCAGGTCTTTTCTGATAAAGGACCGGATTctgataaaacagaataatctGATGACATCTGTTGGCATTAACTATCCTGATGAATTTAAACGAAACCACTTAAATTCTCTGTGTTTTAAGTGTTTCCCTTCGTTTAGTAACTGCAGCAAAcaaagcagaattttaaaaagactttctttcttcttcttccttttttttttttttttatcgatTTCTTCTGTGTATTATTCAGGCCAAATATTGAGGCAGAGAGACAGGGTAAATGTCAGAGTTTATCAGGAAACAGGTCACACCAGAACCGTgaggctgctgctgcctttTTCTAATTAGTCATTTCTGTTTAGGTGCATCGAAAAAGGAGGCTCTTTTTAGACTATTcaagaagtaaaaacaacaattaaacacCTAAAATGTGCAATTCGAAGAAGACATCTTTTCCTAAGATACCCATTTCTTTACTCAAATCTTATATCAATTCTATGTAACAGACTTTACATCTTTTATAAATCTATTTGCCCATATTGTCCAATCTTTGAAGCATCTCTTGATTGCCATATACAGACATATAGCTGTACATTCACTTCAAACCCACACATCAGAGCTCAGGCTGTGTCAGAACATATTTTATGTAAGATCAGCAGCAGTGTGTCATGTACTAAAACACTATCACTCAATACAGCTCTTGCCTTATTGAACAGGAACCTCGTGGGCAGATCAGATTCATTTACTCGGCTCCAAGTGCTATAATGATGATTAAGCTTTTAATTGCTGCAATTATTTAGCTTCTAAGTAGAGAAGTTGCACATTTTAAACCATATACTAAATACTGAGATCGTTAAATTTGCCGGGGAAAGTTGTAAACGGCGACACACAGAGGTCATGATGGCTTTAAGGTAGCACCACAATATCATCTTATATGCTTTCATCAAGTCCAGTTCGATAATACACATGTGATGACATATACATATTCTATATACTGTATAAGCTGGTTCTTTTCCTCCAAAAAATGATCCAAGAGGAGGATTTTAATAAGCTAATCTTGTTTCACACATACGGCCAATAAGACTACATGGCAGTGAGTGATTTTCTGTACTGCAGCATAAAAGGTGAGTGAACGCTGGGGGATCGTGTtgacattcagtttattttatgtcaaataCACCCTCTGATTATGAATCAGTTGCTCCGCGAAAGCTATCTTAACTCTTTCGTTCCTGCAAACGACTTAAGTATTTGTCTGACTAAAGGCCGACACCAGAGgtgatttttaaattctttttttaattattactttaCATCTGGTCCTGAATtggtttgtaaatgtttgcacGAGATTTGCCCAtcgttgcattctgtttttattaccgTTTCACACGTCGACCCAAGTTTTTTGTAGCAACTGTAATGCCGAACCGACTCAGTCTTTTGCTAATGTTACTGTCATCAACTATAACGTTTAACATGCTAACAGCGTGAGATGTAGCTGTCTGGGCTCGTGCAGATTCTCTGGGCATTGCAAGGTCTAAACATGCGGTGGGCTTCTTTGGATATTCTTGCATGAAAAGAGTTGCCAACAtcttaaatgtttaattgttaATAATCATTGAATAATAGTGACAgacttcaaaaatgttttaaaaag is part of the Kryptolebias marmoratus isolate JLee-2015 linkage group LG4, ASM164957v2, whole genome shotgun sequence genome and harbors:
- the inka1b gene encoding PAK4-inhibitor inka2, whose protein sequence is MLCFGNSTECLRDQMQSMMRSLQDLKQISRPRPLSEPCAQSFAVTRRCKQRTQQEQLTRLRVSDASEASTYDSACCLANPLEQEEEEEEQQEHEQLTRGSPSSEKSVDFDSGFSEASWQDEGVVLRRTRNVRVSSSACVRTNRIRPKSTSDACLERWTSFEVPDTEDWATSLLSRSRNRQPLVLGDNSFADLIQNWMDLPDYPKPTELKPSGGRRLAKDILGNMRRKLAGMSKGVELRSRPADSTRPGRAADALQRRSCPVGFEALKPFFHQSHTGLHEPDTDFYKFTALMKTGSRQPIICNDIIGYI